The nucleotide sequence CTTCTCGTTCCCCGGCGAAGAAGGGGTCAGCTGGTGGCGCAGCGAAGAGGCCAAGCCCATCCTTGAGGGAATTAAGAtttagagagagagagagagagagcaaCCCCTGCAGCCTTGTgggttcttttcttctttcctttGGTTGTGACTCGaccaaaagaggaaaaaacgAAACCAACATGACGTAACGCGTGGGGTTCGTTTCGAGCCTGGGAGACACAGCTGACAAAATCCCCGTTTCGCGGGCGACCGTGAGTTTAAACCGGGGACTTTTGTGTGTGTTTTGTCGCAGGGCTAAAGCTTTATTATGTTATGCTTATGCTTGTGTGAACAACCGCCGAGTAGGAATGGGAAGTTAGACGGGGGGTCCGGCCCACTAGATGGTCGGTCCGCAGGGCAACGATGGCATCCTGTATGAATCTAGTATCCCCGAGGGCGGGACCTACTAGCATCCCACTGATGACTGCATGAGTTTTGAGTCACTCTTTGTTTTTGGTttcccaaagaaaaaaagtgacTTTGGGGGGTTCCGTCACCAGAAGATGGTTCCGCAGGGCAACGATGGCATCCTGTATAATATCAAATATTATCCCTTTAGACTAGAGGTCAATAATTGAATGAGTAAATTAAGgtcgttgttgacgaagTACTACCTGTTGCGATATGAGTTCCTGCACACTTTTGCCCTTTTGCAGCTATGGAGTCGTGGTGAAGACAGACAGTGTTGAAATGTTGGAGCAGTGGATGTGTTAGTCCACCTTGAAACATTGGTGGTATTTGTGGAATATTTCTACGTGTCTGGGTGCGGGCTCCCGCAAGAATTAATAGTACAGGCTTGAAGGTGTAACAGAATTACCGAGCTCGAAATCTATGCTGCAGAGGGGTTGGCCATCGTAAACATGCGTATTGCGACCAGTATAAGCCCTGCGGGATGACGATCATACAACCTTAGAATGAGCCTTGTTTGTGGAACGACAGATCATGGAATGTCAAACCCAAAGGGGACCGAAACAATCCACAATTCCAAGACAAAGGGTTATATGTAAAGGGCAGAACTTACGCTGGCAACTCTAGGCCTCAACTATTATTGATCCGAAAATAAAACACCATGGGCCAAGTGGTACACTGATGAAGGTCATTTGTGCATTACCTGACTTGGCCAGAGTTCACAGTGTAGtcgcaaaaaaagggggctGACTTTTCAGTTCTTCGAAGCAATGAAACCGAACCAAGTCAGACGGGTATCATGTCATGTTCTCAAGCATCACTTCTATTCTAATTTATACATGGCCTACCCACATATTACTGCTCACAATGGAACCTGCCTCGATGATATTGAGGACCATGGGTCGCAGTCCTTTCATCGAACTTTCACCTGAATAATcaacagaaagaaaagagaggaaggaaaaaaaaaaaaagcatcccACCGCAAATGAGCACCCCCTTTGGGCGTTGTTCCAACTCCAAAGAATCGAACCAGCATGTCTTCCAAGCCTGCAGAAGTCAGTTTTCCCAAAGAGCTGGACTCTACTTCTGATTTCGCACACGAGGTGGACTCTGCGTTTGGATTTACGGCGAAGCAGCTGGTGGACGAATACACGCTCAACAACCGCTGGTCCAGGGCCAGCTCGAGGCCGTCCACCTCTGAAAAACCAATCGCGGGCGATGACGACACCGTTTATCCCTCAAAGGGCAAGGCAATCATCGTCATTGCGGCTCTCAACCTctcggtgctgctgctggctctAGATCAGACCATCCTCGCCCCGGCTCTCGGCGCCATCACCAGCGAGTTTGGAACCGTCAAGGATATTGGTGTAAGCAGCAAGTTGTGCCAGAGCAAATTTAAACACGCCTTGTTGTCTCGATGCGCTGACACGGCACTGTGTGGCAATTTTGGAATTTAGTGGTATGGAGCCGCCTACCTTCTCACCAACTGCGGCTTCGTGCTCCTATATGGCCGGCTGTATACCATCTTCAACATCAAATGGACCTTCCTGTCCAGCATCTTCATCTTTGAGCTCGGGTCCGTTGTCTGCGCCATCGCTCCCAGTTCCAGCATCTTCATCTTGGGCAGAGCCGTCGCCGGTGTGGGATGCGGCGGTATTTACTCGGGCACCGTGGTCATGACGGGCTACACGTTGCCCCTGCACCAGCGGCCGATGGCGTTTGGCTTGACCGGCGCAGTCTTTGGCCTCGCGAGCGTTGCCGGACCTTTGCTGGGCGGCGTCTTTACCGACCACAGTATGTTCTTGTCTGCAATGGGAGCAGAGAGGGGAGGCAGCCGGAAGGTGTTGTTCGTTCGTATCGAGTAACTGACCACAATACCACAAACAGTAAACTGGCGCTGGTGCTTCTGGATCAACGTCCCGATCGGTTTCATttccatcgtcgtcgtcgtcttctttGTCAATATAAACCGCGATAACAACCCTCAACGCAAGAGGCTCATCGACCGAATCAGGGAGGTTGACCTGTGGGGCATCATCGCCCTCTTCCCGACCATTGTATGCTTCATCCTGGCCATCCAGTGGGGAGGAACCGAGTTTGCCTGGAACAGCCCTGAGGTCATTGGGCTCTTTATTGCCACCGCCGTGCTGGGCGCAACCTTTGTCTGGGTGGAAATCCGCATGGGAGATCAGGGAATGCTGCCGCCGAGGCTTTTCAAGAACCGGGATATGGTGATTGCGTTTGCATTCGCTGTGGCTTTCTCCTCGGCTTTCGCGCCTATAATCGTTTACACCGGTTAGTATTCccactctttctttttttttggcccttTGAAATCTTGAGATATCATTCTAATCTTCCACATCTCTTCTCACCAGCCATTTACTTTCAAGCAATATTTGGCGACAAGGCCGTCGACGCCGGCATCAAGCTGCTCCCGCTGCTCATCTCCTCCGTCATCTCCAGCATCGCATCCGGAGCAATCACAACCATGATAGGGTACTACAACCCCGTCAGCATCGGCGGCATGGCATGTCTCTCCGTCGGCGCGGGGCTCATCACCACCTGGACCCTGGACACGCCGATGTCGGCCTGGTTCGGATTCCAGGTCCTCGCGGGAATCGGCACGGGCACGGGGTTCCAGATAGCCTTGCTCGTCGTCCAGAACGTTTTGCCGCAGGACTGGGTCCCCATCGGCACCTCTGCCGTGCAGTTCTTTCAGAACCTaggcggcgccgtcgtcaGCGCCATCGCGCAGAGCGCCTTCCAGAACGGCCTCGTCTCCTCCGCCGCGAGCAGCGTGCCGTTCCTCCCATCGTCATTTGTGCTCGGGACGGGCGCCTCCAACATCCGCCAGGCCCTGGGGGCCTTGGCCGCATCTGCAGAGCTGGGGCCCCTAATCGACAACGCCGGCGGGTTCGACAAGGTGTATGATGATGTGCGTTCTGCTTACTTGTTCGGGTTCAAAAACACCTTCTATGTCGCTGTTTCTTGCGCCGTTGCTGGCTTATTCCTTGCGTGCGGATTCCGCTGGATTAGCTTGAAGGGCAAGCCCACGGATCCTTCGCCAGAAGACGGCCAAGCTGTGGTGCCGgttgaaaaggaaaaaaaaagcccgcgGCTGAGGCAGTTGATGCCAAAAGATGAAAAAGTGCTTGCCATTTGTCCCTTGTTATGTATTTTATTTGTCACCGACCACAAAGCTCCCAATACCTGCAACTTTCGTGAGCCTTTCACATCAAATTGTTACATTTGGGCTTGGTCAGCAATGCATAAAAATGTCAGCCCCATCTACCGTCATTTCAGCAAGCCAGGTGACAGCCCACACGAGCTAGTAAACCTGTAGATGGCTAAATCTACTGAGTATCATGTGGAGGCGGCACATCCCACGCGCGCAGTCTTTGTGCTGCTCTCTTGCGCTTCCCATCTTGCACCCTggtcccgccgccgcctacAAACCTCGTAACCCACTCCCTGACCCGGATCGTCTTTTGAAGCTGCGGATGAGTTGCCGGGTTCCTCACACAAGAAGCCAGCTCGGCAGCTGAGTAGCAGCCACCATTGTCGTCGGCATCGAGCTGCCTCCTGTGCAGCAGGTGCACCTTGGTCACGGCCCTCCTCAACCCCTGACCGTGCACCTTGCGCATAAAGGTGTGCAGGGCGACGTTTCGAAGCATGATGACGTCCTGGCGGCGGAGGTCCTCGAGCGGGTTACGGGCCATTGCTGATGTCGCTGAGTCCGGATCAAACCAGAAGGTGGTGCTGAAGCCCGACTTGGTCTCATCGCCCACTACGACCTCAGCCAAGGTTCGCGTGCCGCCCCAACGGGTGCGGACCTGGCGCTCCGGCTCGATGGAGATGATACCAACGACGAGGTTGACCGTCATGGTCTGCGGGTGGATGCTCTCAATGTGAGCGGCCGAAGGGACATCGGCCAGGTCACTAACGTGCGCGCCCGGGGCAAAGGCCGGCTGTagcggcggccgaggagaaaACTCGCCGCTGTGAGATGTGGACAAGAAGGATGCGGATGAATTTGTGAGGAAGGAGGACTGCTCTTGGCTGGAAACGGCATCCAGCTCAGAAGAAGGTATGTCGTCATGCACCGCCAGCGACTTTTCGCAAAACTGCGAGAACAGCTGCTGTTGGCTGCCGTCGCTCTGGTCCGATGTGGTGGACCGGAATGAAGTTTCGGTGTTGTTCTGGTGGGTTATGTCCCCTGTGGTGAAGAAATCGGTATCATCTTGGCTCGAGTACCGCGGGGCCTGCCATGGATTGTCGTAGCCTGATGGTATGGCATCCCCTATGGCCGTCGCCGCCTTGCGCCTGTCAAGTGGTAAGGACCGCCATACTGCATGTTCCAGCAGAGATATGGTCGTGTTGTTCCTGAGAGGTGCCTGGTACGGCTGGCCGGCGAAGCGGGCGATGGGCTCCGCGAGATGATTGAGCAGCAGCGTTGGTGTCCAATCAAGACTGTCACTGGCTGGCGCTCCGGCAAATATCAGGACCTTTGATGCCATCGTTAGAGGTCACGTCCTTGCTAACGGAGacctaaaaaaaataagatcAAATAACACAACCCGTCTTTCTGGCCAGACAATAAATCAAGTGAAACTCGAAATCGTGAACAAGACCATGGCCGACACTCGGCGACCGGCACCCAGAGACAGCGAAAAAACGAGATGAGTAAACCCAGTTGCGTCCAGTAAACGAAGATTTGCGATAGTTCAATCTCTAAAAGCTGATGGTTTTTCGTAAAACGAGGGCTGCCTGGCCGAGGTGTGATTGTTCTTCATGTCAATAAACCTTGCTGCGAGATAAGACGAACATGACTTCGGTTGTGACTGTTGACCAGATAACACTTCCGACGTTTTGTTGTTGTAACTTGTCAGGTACCATAACGCCCTTAGTGTTGTGTAGACTAGCAGCTAAAGCCTAAGGGATCGCGTCGCTAGCCCCCCTATATCGGCAGTTGCCAGGTACAAACAGCGCTCGCCGCATGTCGTGTGCCATCCTAGGCGGGGCCGAGAAGACCCCGCCAGGTTTGATTTGTTGAAACGATGTTCAGGGTCCTGGCCTGGACCCGATGATACTGCCAACGGCAACCTCCGTCTCGAATCCGGGAATCGCAGCTGAGTTTGTTTACAGCTCTTGtattcttctttttgacATGTGCCCTATAAGGTCTCACCAACAAGAACATCTGTTTGTGTGAATACCCATCAAACATATAAAGTTTGGACCCAGCAATAAGTAGTGGCTTGCAGAACTCGATTTTACACCGCACTCGACCTGCCGATCTATctagcttctttttttttttttttttttgttgctcttctttaatctttttttttttctcttgttcATTTGCCCACCATCCGTCCCCCAAATGGC is from Pyricularia oryzae 70-15 chromosome 2, whole genome shotgun sequence and encodes:
- a CDS encoding MFS transporter, which produces MSSKPAEVSFPKELDSTSDFAHEVDSAFGFTAKQLVDEYTLNNRWSRASSRPSTSEKPIAGDDDTVYPSKGKAIIVIAALNLSVLLLALDQTILAPALGAITSEFGTVKDIGWYGAAYLLTNCGFVLLYGRLYTIFNIKWTFLSSIFIFELGSVVCAIAPSSSIFILGRAVAGVGCGGIYSGTVVMTGYTLPLHQRPMAFGLTGAVFGLASVAGPLLGGVFTDHINWRWCFWINVPIGFISIVVVVFFVNINRDNNPQRKRLIDRIREVDLWGIIALFPTIVCFILAIQWGGTEFAWNSPEVIGLFIATAVLGATFVWVEIRMGDQGMLPPRLFKNRDMVIAFAFAVAFSSAFAPIIVYTAIYFQAIFGDKAVDAGIKLLPLLISSVISSIASGAITTMIGYYNPVSIGGMACLSVGAGLITTWTLDTPMSAWFGFQVLAGIGTGTGFQIALLVVQNVLPQDWVPIGTSAVQFFQNLGGAVVSAIAQSAFQNGLVSSAASSVPFLPSSFVLGTGASNIRQALGALAASAELGPLIDNAGGFDKVYDDLEGQAHGSFARRRPSCGAG